The genomic stretch TCCAGACCTCCGGCTCCAATGCCAATGAGATTGAGATTGGTGTTACCACTGAGGTGGAAAAAGCGTCCAGGTCTTTCCCGCCAGGCATCCATTACAGCAAGATGATGAGTACCAAGGACAAACTGGACGAGGCTATCAGCCAGGTGAAGTCCACCCTGCTGGAAGCCTTCCTCCTGGTGTTTGTGGTGGTATTTCTTTTCCTGCAGGATTTCCGCTCTACCATTATCCCGGCTATCGCCGTGCCGGTGGCTATTGTGGGTACTTTCTTCTTCCTGCTGGTGCTGGGCTTCACCATTAATATCCTTACGCTCTTTGCCCTGGTGCTGGCCATCGGTATTGTGGTGGACGATGCCATTGTGGTGGTGGAAGCGGTGCATAGTAAGATGGAAGGGTCCCACCTGACGGGCCGACAGGCTACGCACCAGGCTATGAGTGAGATCACCGGCGCTGTGGTCTCCATTACCCTGGTGATGTCAGCGGTGTTTATTCCTATCGGATTTATGACCGGCTCTTCCGGTATTTTCTATAAACAGTTTGCCTATACCCTGGCCATTGCTATCATGATCTCGGCAGTCAATGCCCTGACCCTGACGCCAGCGCTCTGTGCGCTGTTGCTGACCAATAACCATGCGCATGATCAGGGTAAAAAGAGTAGTTTCAGTCGCCGGTTCTTCAAAGCTTTCAATGTCAGCTTTAATAATATGACGGGCCGTTATGTAAGGTCCGTACGTTTCCTGGCCGGTCGCAAATGGCTGGCTGCCGGTCTCATTGTACTGATCACTGCGGTGGCAGGCTGGCTGATGACCAGCACTTCGCGCAGTTTTGTGCCTATGGAGGACGATAGCTTCCTCATCTATAGCCTGGGTATGCCGCCCGGTACTGCGCTGGACCGCACTACGGCCACCGCTGCAAAAATTGACAGCCTGCTGAAGGACGTGGAATCCGTCCAGAGCAATACGAGTATAACGGGATTCAATATCCTGGGCGGTAACGCCAGCTCCGCCTATGTTACCGGCTTTGTGAAACTAAAAGAGCCAAAAGAACGCGGTGCTGTCAGGGATATTGAAACCATTCATGGGATCATATCGGGCAAGCTGGCTACGGTGAAAGAAGGTACTGCCTTCGCCCTGCGCATGCCGCCGGTAGATGGTTATGGCGTTAGCAGCGGCGCTGAGCTGGTGCTGCAGGACAAGATGGGTAAGGACCCGGCCTCGCTGAAAGCCATGGCCGACCAGGTCCTGGGGCAGATCATGCAGCAGCCCGGCGTGCAGTATGCGTATACGGTGTTCAGGGCCGATTATCCCCAGCTGGAGCTGGAAGTGGATGAGGAAAAGGCCAGCCAGATGGGCGTGGATGTCAGCAGTATGCTGACCACTATCCAGACCTATTTTGCGGGCGATCAGTCGCTCAACTTTACCCGCTTCGGCAAATTCTACCGGGTCAACATCAAGGCTGATGGCATTTTCCGTACGGATGAAGAAGCCTTCAACCAGGTCTTTGTACGCAACAATGCCAGCGAAATGGTGCCGGTAAAATCACTGGTGACCCTCAAAAAAGTATATGGTCCGGAAGCGGTTAACCGCTATAACCTCTACAATTCAGTTACGCTGAATGTAGTGGCCAATCCCGGCGCCAGCAATGGCGCCATCATGGAAACACTGGAGCAGAACGTGCTCAACAAGTTGCCGGGTGATTACAGCTATGAGTGGACGGGCCTCAGTAAGGAAGAAAAATCTTCCGGTAACCAGACCACTTTCATCCTGATGCTCAGCCTGCTCTTCGTGTACTTCCTGCTGGCGGCCCAGTATGAAAGCTACCTGCTGCCGCTGTCGGTACTCCTGTCTATTCCCACCGGTGTCATCGGCGCCTTCCTGGGCATCCGGGCTGTGGGGCTGGATAACAATATCTATGTGCAGGTGGGGCTCATCATGCTGATTGGTCTGCTGGCCAAGAACGCCATCCTGATTGTGGAGTTTGCCGTACAGCGCCGGCGTGCAGGATTGTCCATCCTGGAATCCGCACTGGATGGAGCCCGTGCGCGGTTAAGGCCCATTATCATGACCTCACTGGCCTTCATTGTGGGCATGATACCGCTGATGCTGACAACCGGTGGTTCGGCCGCCGGCAATAAGTCCATCAGTGTGGGCGCTGCCGTAGGTATGCTCAGCGGTGTAGTGCTCGGCGTCTTCGTGATACCACTGCTGTACATGCTGTTCCAGTACCTGCAGGAAAAACTGACCAGAAAGAAAATAGAGCTGCTATCATAAACAAAGAACATGCGAACAATACAATTCTATATCAGCATTGCTTTTGCTGTTGCTGTACTGGCTTCGGCCTGTACGGTGGGAAAGCAATACAGTCGCCCGGCACTCAACCTGCCCGACAACTACCGGGGGCAGGCAGTCACTGCCGACAGCCTTCAGCTGCCCTGGCGCAGTTTTTTCAAAGACCCCATCCTGGTGGGCCTGATTGAAAAAGCACTGGAGAAGAACAATGATATGTCCGTGGCCGTTATCAATATGCAACAGCTAGAGCTGACCTATAAGCAGTCCCGGATGGGTTTGCTGCCCACCCTCAACCTCAGTGTGGGCGCTAACCGGAACTGGTTATCTGAGAACTCGCTCAATGGTTCTCTCAGCAGCCAGTTCCTGGGTGGCAGTTATATGGATGATTACAGCGCCACCCTGAACCTGGCCTGGGAAGCCGATATCTGGGGCAAGGTGAAAATGCAGAAGGCCGGGGCGCTGGCCAATTTCCTGGCGCAGAAAGAAAACCTCACCGCGCTGAAAAGCCGGCTGATAGTACAGGTGGCGCAGGCCTATTACAACCTGATCACCCTGGACGAGCAGCTCAAAGTGGCGCACCGCAATGTGTTGCTGGGGGATAGTACGCTGAACCTGATCAAACTGCAGTATACGGCCGCACAGGTCAACTCACTGGCGGTAGAGCAGGCCGAAGCGCAGAAGAAAACAGCGGAGCTGCTGGTGCCGGTGGCCCTGCAGAATATCGCTCTCCAGGAAAATACGCTGAGTACGCTCTGTGGTTCCTACCCTGATAGTGTCAGTCGCGCCGGCAGCCTGGCCGATGCCCGTCCGGAGGAAGTTTTTCCCACCGGCGTACCCGCCATGCTGCTGAGCAGGCGGCCTGATGTAAAGGCTGCTGAATATGCTGTGATGGCGGCTAATGCCAGTACCGGCCTGGCCAAAGCAGCCATGTATCCCTCTATTAACCTGACGCCTTCCATCGGTACCAACTCTTTTAAATTTAACAGCTGGTTTGATCTGCCCGGTTCCCTGGTGAAGAATGTGGGTATTGGGCTCACGCAACCTATCTTCCAGAAAAAAGCCCTGAAGACCGCCCATGAGATAGCCCTGCTGGAGCAGCAAAAAGCAGCCATACAGTTCAGGCAATCTGTACTCACAGCAGTAGAGGAAGTGTCCGGGGCATTGGTGCGGTCGGAACAGGCTGACCTTCGGATGCAGTTGACCAGCCAGAAGCAGGCCTCTTTGAGCAAGGCCACCAGGGATGCGTTGCTGCTGTACCGCAATGGTATGGCCACTTACCTGGAAGTGATCACTGCGCAGAATAATTCTTTGCAGAACCAGCTGGACATGATCACGGTGCAGCGGGATAAACTGACGGCTGTCACGGACCTGTACCGCGCCCTGGGTGGCGGCACAGAAAATTAAAAGTTATCTACCATCCCTGGTTCAACAGGCAGGCTTAGTCAGTAAAGATGAATTATAGAGACAGCAGGGATGGTCAATATCCGACAGACCCATTGAAATGTCTTCCGTGTCAACAGACCGGAAGACATTTCTTTTTTGGGACGAACCAAGGGGAATACTTTGGGACGAACCAATGGTAACTTAATGCAGGTTCCTGAATGCAACAGGCGACATGCCTATGCTAACCAATGGATGCAAGTTCTCTTTGTGATAAAAGCATCATGCCCGTATGCGGTATCAATGCTCAGAATTTCTTCCATATTGGTTGCTAATATTGATTCAATATAAATGTAGAATTAATTCATCCGGTCGCCTGGTGTGCCTATACTGAATCAGTGAAAATGGTAGGTAATTCTGTATTCTGTATAAGGGGCGTCTATTGATAAGATTGGAACTTTGTTTTCCCGGAGCGGCCCAGGTTTGTAAAGGTAGCGGCAGGCAGGATAGCCGCAGAAGGCAGGATTGCATATATTGCTATTGCTAATTACAAAGGAGAAGACAATCTGGCCTGGTTACAGCCAGTAAGTGATCAGGAGTATAAGGGAGCAAACAAACAATAAACTGGAAACAATGGACAAAAAAACAGTTCTCAGATGGTTATTGCTTTTTGTTTTACTCGTAAATAGTAATCTGATGGAAGCACAGGACAATAAAAAGTTAGATAAACGGCAGCAAAGTATTGTCAGTATCGCTGCACTTACTGCCACCGGTGATCTGGAACAGCTTAAATACCAATTGAATGCCGGACTGGAAGCGGGACTTACCGTAAATGAGACCAAAGAAATACTGGTACAGCTGTATGCTTACTGTGGGTTTCCGAGGAGTTTGAACGGCATTACCACATTTATGGCTGTAATGGAAGAGCGTAAATCACGGGGTATTGCAGACAGGGAAGGGAAGGATGCAACCGGGAGTAAAAGCGCTTCCGGGAAATATGAACAGGGCAGAAAAGTGTTGGAAACTTTAACAGCTACACCGCAGGCCAGACCGGCGCCCGGTTTCGGTGAGTTTGCTCCGCGCATTGATGGTTTTTTGAAGGAACATCTTTTTGCGGACGTTTTTGACAGTGATGTGCTTACCTTCCAGGAGCGGGAGCTGGTAACAATTTCAGCGTTGACTGCTATGACAGGCGTAGAAGGTCAGCTTAATGCCCATATCAGGATGGGAATAAATACGGGACTGACAGAAAGCCAGTTAGAAGATCTTGCAGCAATAATAGCCAGAAACATCAATGAAACTCAGGCGAATGTTCTGCGGAAATTGATTAAAAGACCGGTTGTCCCGATCATTGAACCTGATATGATGGTCCGTATTTCTGAAATAGAGGTCCTGCCGGAACATGTGGAAGCCTACCTTTCAATTCTCAAAGAAGAAGCGGCGGCTTCAGTAAAGGTTGAACCGGGAGTGATTGCCATTTTTCCGATGTGCCAGCAGGAAAACCCAACGCAGATAAGGATCGTGGAGATATATGCAAATAAAGAAGCCTATCAGTTGCATTTGCAGACACCACATTTCCGGTACTATAAATCAGCAACCGGGAAGATGGTCAAATCATTAGCATTAATTGACATGAATACAATTGACAGGGAAACGATGATAGCGGTTTTCAGAAAACTGAATTAGGGCATTGGTATACCTCCAGGGTTTTCATGTTGATCAACAAAGCCCCGAATACAGAACTGTGTTCGGGGCTTTGTGCTTTTTCCTTAACTTCATTGGGTCAACGATCTTTATTTCCCAACTACCTGATAACGTTATGCTGCAGCTGCTTCAAATACAGGGCCCTGAGCTGGATAAGATATTCTGGGGCGACCAGGATAAGTGGTTCCTCGTGGAAGTATTGGTCCGCACGCTGATCATGTACCTGGTGGTATTGTTCGGCCTGCGGCTGATGGGCAAAAGAGGCGTACGGCAGCTCACGGTGTTTGAGCTGGTGGTCATCATCGGCCTGGGCTCTGCCGCCGGCGATCCCATGTTCTATAAGGAAGTGGGCGTACTCTCGGCTATCGTTGTGTTTGTGACCGTTATTGCCGTTTACCGGCTGACCACCTATCTCACCGCCAAATCCAAAAAAGTAGAAGCTATAATAGAAGGGCAAACGGTCTGCCTGATAGAAGAAGGCGCTTTCTGCCTGGATAGCTTTAAAAAGGAGGACCTGGCCCAGGATGAGTTTTTTTCTGAACTGCGGGTGCGGGGCGTATCCCAGTTGGGGCAGGTGGACCGCGCCTACCTGGAAGTCTCCGGCCAGGTCAGCGTTTTCTTTTTTACAGAAGAAGCCACCAGGCCGGGATTGCCTATCCTGCCGCATGAGTACAAGCAGCAACTCAATACCATTACTGAGAGCGGACTCTACGCCTGCACCAACTGTGGGCATACGGAAAAAATTACAGCCGGCTCCGGCTGCCAGTGCCGTCACTGCAAAAAAGAAAAATGGGTAAAGGCAGTGGACCGGAGGCGGATTGCCTGAGGGCTGTGCTGTCTGCTGAACAATACAGGAATATTTTGGGACGAACCGAAGGTGGACCGCTGCTAAAGGACCTTCATGCCGGGCAGCGATGAATAAGTGGTAAACAGGACAAAATGCTTCCGAAGGCAACGAAGGTTAGCCGGGGATTGTCATCCCTGAAATTAAAAACCTGGACTATGAAAAAAGGTTACCCTATCGTTCTGGCTCTTTTCCTGTTCTGCTTCTCCACAGCCTGCAAAAAAGAATCTTTCCACTTTGAAAATGAGCTGGAAAAAAGTGAAAAGGTCTGGCTGACTTTCAAAGAGGCTTCCGGCAATTCTTACAGCTACCTGGTGACAAATCTTACCTGGACCGGGACGGAGACTGAAACCCTGATCACCATTGAGAATGGCGTTGCTACGGCTCGTTCCTATGTGGAACGCCAGCGCCAGACCCCGCCCGATCCTCCGGTAACTATACAGGAATGGACAGAGGATACCACTTCATTGTACTCCCATAGGCTTGGGCCGCTGCCACTCACGCTGGATGAAGTGTATGCTGTGGCAAAGAATGAATTCCTGAAGAACAGGCTCCATGTCAAATTCTCTTTCAGGGCAGACAATAATGGAATGATCTCCTCGGCAGGTTATGTTCCGGATAATTGTATGGATGACTGCTTTACCGGCATCAGGATCAGCTCTATTGAAAGACTTTAATAGTGTTGCGGCCAGTCTGTGCCCTGAAAAAAACAATCTTTTCCTGGCCTGAAGATGATTAGCCCTGCGGCCGTGCCAGGCTGTGTTCAATGACCTGCCGGGTAAAATAAAAAGCCCGCCTCAAAAAGGCGGGCTTTTAGATAAGGAATAACAGTCTTCTGCAGGATAGCGGTGTTTGTTTAAAACTCCACGTCGTCGGCAATATTACCGCCCTGCTCGGCGGCAAATTTCCGGGCATAGATCGTTTTCTGGTCAGCGTGATAATCCAGGTAGGTCCGGGTCAGCTGGTAATCTTCTCCCTGTGTGGATTGCATCCATTGCATAGCCACCTGCTGGAAATCGCCCAGGGGAATGCCGTAATTGTCCAGGATCCATTGTGCGCCGTCCAGTCCTGTTTCGTAGGCGGCTTCCCGTGCAGCGGCCAGCTCCTCATAAAAGAAACGATCATTGGCCAGTTGATCCAGGTGGCCGGAGGCGCCGGGAGCCTGTGCCGGTTGCAGCGTGCCGAGCTTGGGGTGCTGGTCGGCCTGGGAGAAAAAGGTACCCATCTGCGTAACGATCACAAAGTCCGGATCCTGCTGCATTCTTTTCACCCATAGGTCGTTCACTTCTTCCCATACGGGCAGCTCAACGCCCAGTGCGGCACATACTTTTTCTACGGGAACATTGTTGGCGATCCGTGCATTGCCGGCGGAATAATCATACAGACTGATGCCATGGATAGGAGCTAATAATGTGTTGTTGGACATAACAGGTTTATTTATGGTGTTGAATAGTTGCGTTTGTGCTGGAGATAGCTGGCCTGGATAGCCTGGTAAAACCGTTCATGGTGCTGGCGCAGGTCCGGGAGTAATGTACTCATCTCTTCAAAGACCATCTGGTAATACTGTTCCAGCAGCAGGGGGGCTTTCTGCAAGGCTTCCTGCCGGCGGGCTTCCAGCCGGCTGATGGCTTCCCGGGTTTCCCTGATCTTGCCGCTGTTTTTTTCATGGATCAGCTGCAGCTGTAATTCATGCTGCTGAAAATAGCATTCTCTTTCTTTTTCCACGCAGGCTTCCTGTTCTTCCAGCAGTGGCTTGCTGCGCTGCTCGGCCAGCTTGCGCGCCGTAGCTTCCAGCTGCCGGGCGCTGCTGCCCGGGTTGAAAATATTCTGGGAACTGCAGAAGGGACAGGAGATATAGACGCTGTAATAATAAAGACGGTCTATCTCCAGTTTAGCGCCACACTGCTGGCAGAACACTTTCTCTTTTTCAATATTATACCGGTCCAGTAATTCTTTAAAGAGCAGGGCATAATCCTTGTCTTCCGCTTTTTCAATGGCCTTGGATTCCTTGTTCATCAGCGCAGCTTCCCAGGCATGCATCTTTTCTGCGCAGCGGTGCTGCCATTCAAACAGCATGGTGGCCGCAGGGCTGCCGAAGGGCAGTGAATGCTGGTGCTGGATATAGACGGGGTCTATCTGCCGCGACCGCGTATCCTGCACTTTTTGCCGCAGTGTGCTGATCTGCCCGCGGGTGGCTGCCAGGAACCGGGAATAGGCCTGTCCATGGATATTGTCATTGTCCATAATGCCCGGCGCTGTTTCCACAAATCCTTCCAGCAACGCGTCAGCCCTTTCCGTGAGGGTTGACAGGAAGCTGTCCAGTCTTGTTTCAATGCTGTCCAGTTCCCTGGTCAGCCGGGCTGTTTCGGGTTGCTGTTTATTGCTGCCAAACATATTATTGCGAATTATCTTCTTTATGCAGGTATTTGCCATCCGTGAGCCGGGTCTGGATAAAAGCATGACCACAATAGGCGCAATGTGTTAATCCATCTTCCTTGCCACGGCCGGCGCCGCAATGCGGACAGGCGGCCTGCTTCGATGCTGCTTCAGATGCCTTGCCTTCACCGCCATAGCTTTGCTGGCTGGTGGCACGTTGCTTCAGGCGCTCAATAAAGGATGGTTTTTCAGGTGCTGCCATACATTATAATTTATCCAGTAATGCGGCTTTCTTCGCCTTGTATTCAGTTTCGTCTATCAGTTCATCCTGGAACAGTTGCTTCAGCTTTTTCAGCCTTGCTTCAACGCTGTCAGCAGGAGAAGTTGCCGGCGTAGCTTCCTGCGGACGGGCCTGCGCAGCCTGGAGCATAGCCGCCATAGCTGCGCCCTGCTGGGTGGCTTCATTCAGCGCCGACCCTTTTTCGCCAATGGCATTGGCGGTACTGAAGCGGGTGAACTTATCCATATGAGTGACCATATTCATGTTGGTCACCTTATCAAAATGCTGCAATACTTCTTCCGGCAGCGTAACGCTGCTCACCACAAATTCTGTTACCTCAATGCCCAGTGCTTCAAAATAAGGAGCGATCAGCGGACGGATCTGCTGGTTCACCTTGTCCAGGTTGCCGGCTACATCCAGCACGGGTATCTGCGCATTGGACAGTACTTCTCCAAAACGGGGAGCTATATAATCCCGCAGCTGCACCTGCAGGTCATACACCGGGAAAATGGGGTAAGTGCCTGCATATTCGCGGAAGAATTTTTCAATATCCTTTATGCGGATATTATAGGTGCCGAAGGCGCGGATGCGTACCTGTCCAAACTGGGCGTCCCGCATCATGATGGGGGCGGTGGTGCCCCATTTCAGGTTAACAAACTGTTTGGTAGAAAAGAAATAAACGTCCGCTTTGAAAGGGCTTTCAAAGCCATGCTTCCAGCCTTTGAGCCGCGTGAGCAGAGGAATGTTTTCTGTTTGTAAGGTATGCGTGCCCGGACCAAACTGATCGGCCAGCTTCCCTTCATTCAGGAAGAGCGCCTGTTCGGATTCCCGGACAATTAATCTGGCCCCGTTCTTAATCTCCGCATCCTGATCCGGAAATTTCCACATCAGGATATTGGGATTATGCTCCAGCCAGGAGATGATCTCTATGAAGGGTAGTTTCATGGTACTTTGATTACCCGAAAGAGTTCAAAAACCATGCAAGAGATAAGGGGCAGGAGGCAGTGAATGAATTTAATGCAACTTTAATTATGGGTAGGGTTCAGGGTTATTGGGTAGTATGGGCTCATTATCAACTGAACTGTCCCGCAGTATCAGCCAGTTAGTAATACTGCGCTTTACTGCGGGACAGCAGGTTATGTCAGGGAATTATTTCTTGTCAAAATGGTCTTCAAATTCTCTTTCCTTATTGGCCTGGTCAATCACTTTGATATGAACATGGTAATGACCGGCGGGTGCAGCACTGATATCAATATGCTTGTGGAAATGATAGCTGGTTTGTCCTACCATGGCTGCATCGGTATATTCCACTTCATTTTCGTAGCTGCCGCCATGGATCTCCACCACCACTTTGGCAATCTTGTTGGGGGCGTTGATCTCGGCGTCCAGGTGCAGGTCGGTACCGGCGGTATTGGGAGATACTTCCAGCTCGCCCAGGGTGGGCAGGGTAGCATCAACCCTGATCTCCAGTTCGGCTTCCATTTCGGTTTCCTGTCCCAGTTGGTCCTTCACTGTAAAATGGATATGATAGTGACCGGGCGTTGCATTTTCAGGGATGTCAATGTGCTTGTGGAAATTGGCGTTCTTCTGCCCGGCAAAACCTTCCGTGTATACGGAATCAAAATGCCAGGGGCTGCTGCCTTCGGCGTGGATGTCAACGGTAATGCTGGCAATAGTGCCCGGCGCCACGACCTCCGCATCCAGGTGAAGGTCTGATCCTGCATAGGCGGTCTTGCTGTTGCCGGAACCGATCTCGGTGATGCTGATGCTGGGTTTGGCAGCCGTTGGCTGGTCGTCGTCCTTGGAGCAGGAGGCAAAAAGAAGCACCACTCCCAGTACCAGGGAGCATTTGGTAATCATTGATTGCATAGTATGTGTTTTTAGAATGAAATCAGATAGGCTGAAAATTGAATGAGCAACAGGTATAAGGTGAAGGGAATGCTGTTACGGCAACCTTTGTGGCGCCGATGCTGAAAACGGTAGCGAACAGCATGGACAGTTGTTATAATATTTTGATGCTGATGCCGCGGATGGTTTGCCATCCTTCTGCATCGGTGAGGCGGATCAGGAAATGATAATCGCCGGGATCCACATCCGCAGGAATATCAATGGTCGCGGTGGCGGTATAGTCCGTAGTGCCGGCGGGGATATCCCAGCTTTTTACATAGACCAGCGGCTTTACGGGTGTTTTGATGGCTTCGGCTTCGCAGTTATTGACCTCGGTGCTATGGGTATGCTGGTCAAAGTTGTGGTGAATATCCAGGCTGAAAGAACCCAGCGCTTTGTTGTCTGTGAAGCGGCCTTTGAACTGCAGGGGCTTGCCTCTTTCCACGGTGCTGCACTGGATGGGAAAGGCGTCAGTGAGATGTAGGTCAATTTCTGGATAACTGCTGTCAGTTTCTTTATCGCTTTTGCTGCAGCCAAAAAAGAAGATGGAGAGCAGGAATAAACCGACAAATGCTGTTCTTGGATTCATATGCTGTATTATTTACTGGTGGATGGTTTGCGGGCAATGGACCGGGAGAAGGGCAGTGAAAGCGAGAGCACAATATTGCGTCCTGCTTCCGGCAGCGCTATCAGCCGGTAAAAACTGATATGATTGAGGTAATAGGTATTGAACAGGTTCTGTACCTGGAATGTAAGCAGCAGGGGTTGTGAACGCAGCAGGAGTGTGCTGCCGGCCTGCAAACCGAACAGGTGGTACGCGGGTGTTGGTCTTTCCGGGGGGACAATCCTGCTTTGTTGGGCGGAGAAGCGCCAGTTGACGCCGATATAACTATCCTTTGCTTTTTTATTATCTGTAAACAGGTACTGGACCGTCAGCAGGGTGGAAGGCGGTGGCGTAAAGGGCAGGGTATAGCCCTGCTTGCTGCCTGATTGTTGTTCGCTGTACAGGTATTCCGCGGCCAGGGTGGTTTGCCAGTGCTGGTCGGGCTGGTAGCGGGCCTGTAGCTCGGCGCCGGTGCGCAGCACTTTAGCCTGGGTGTATTCAAAGACCTGGTTGCCTGCGCCATAATCATAATCGTGGCGGGCAGTAGGATTGAGGTAGATATAATTGGGAAAATAGTTGAGGTAGGGACTGAGCAGGAAGGACCAGTCGGGCTGGTTCCAGCCAATGCCCAGGTCCAGCTGGTAGGAGCGTTCGGGGTCCAGGCGGCTATTGCCTTTCTCGTACCGGAAATAATGGTAATTGACGCCGTTGGCGCCCAGCTCTTTGGCAATAGGCATGCGGAAACTGCTGCCCAGGTTGGCTTTGAGGGTCAGTGCGCCGGGGGCGTAGCTGATCCCGGCGGACCAGTTCAGGCTATTGAAGGAGCGCTGGCTGTTAACAGATCGCTGCAGGTACTGGTAACTGGTATCAGGGCCGTTGACCACGGGGGTGGTGAACCAGTCGGCATATTCGCGGATCCTGATCTGACCATGGTCAAAACGCAGGGCGAGCTGTGCGGTGAGCTGATCGTTGAGCTGAAGGCGGTCGTGCAGGTACACGCCGGACTGGAACTGGGTGAAGGCGGGGATCAGGAAGCTCCAGCCATCGATCCTGTTCTCCTGGTATTCAGCATTGGCGCCAATGGTCAGCTGGTGCCGGCCCTGCTGCCATTCATCTTTGAGCGTACTACTGAGTACGGACTTGTTGTATTGTCGTTCCAGCTCTATAGGCGTATGGTGGCTGGCAGGATATACCGGCGGCATATAACCGTGATTGATATAGCGATTGTATTCCTGTCTGAAATTTTTCTGGTAGCCGGTCTGCCATTCCAGGGCATGCTGTCCCAGTCGGAAGCTGGTCCTGTTGATGAGCTTGGTATGGGTCACTTCCTGTGCGGGCAACTGTATGTCACGGGCGGAGCGGTCGTGCAGGGCGGCGTCCACCTGCCGGGGTTCCAGCCCGTGGGCGTTGGCAAAGAAGCCGGACCTGCTGTAGGTGCGGCTGCCGTAAAAAATACTGCTGAAGCGGGGACCTGTCCAGCCGGTGCTGAGGTGGATATTCCGTTCGTGGCCGGCGCTGTTGCGGACCCGCCGGTTGTGCAGGGCGGCGGGATAATTATACACGTGTACGGTATCGGTGGGGACTTTGAAATCGGCATAGTCGGTGGCCGTGAAACGGGCGCTTACAAACCATTTCTCTGTTCTTGCGGCCAGCTGGGCGGAGACGGCCCATTGGTCGTTATTGGATTTGCCGCTCAGGTCTATTGCCCCGCTGATAGTATGCCGGGCAGGCAGGGGAGCGGCCTTGATATCAATGGCGCCGCCAATAGCATCTGAGCCGTAGAGAAAAGCGGCTGGTCCTTTG from Candidatus Pseudobacter hemicellulosilyticus encodes the following:
- a CDS encoding efflux RND transporter permease subunit, with protein sequence MLKRIIDRPVLATVISVLFVVLGVIGLLRLPITRFPDISPPTVMVSGSYPGGNSEAVLRSVVTPLEEQINGVENMEYISSTASNDGSFSINVIFKQGVDPDQAAVNVQNRVQQATPILPAEVVRMGLTTSKRQNSMIMIFNVYTDDNAKYDETFLQNYTNINLIPQIKRVPGVGQAQVFGVKDYSMRVWLNPQRMASLGLVPADVTNAISSQSLESAPGKLGEESDAALEYVIRYKGKKNLPEEYENIIVKRDGTNLVRLKDVARIELGSIMYTGNSTDNGHNTVTVAIFQTSGSNANEIEIGVTTEVEKASRSFPPGIHYSKMMSTKDKLDEAISQVKSTLLEAFLLVFVVVFLFLQDFRSTIIPAIAVPVAIVGTFFFLLVLGFTINILTLFALVLAIGIVVDDAIVVVEAVHSKMEGSHLTGRQATHQAMSEITGAVVSITLVMSAVFIPIGFMTGSSGIFYKQFAYTLAIAIMISAVNALTLTPALCALLLTNNHAHDQGKKSSFSRRFFKAFNVSFNNMTGRYVRSVRFLAGRKWLAAGLIVLITAVAGWLMTSTSRSFVPMEDDSFLIYSLGMPPGTALDRTTATAAKIDSLLKDVESVQSNTSITGFNILGGNASSAYVTGFVKLKEPKERGAVRDIETIHGIISGKLATVKEGTAFALRMPPVDGYGVSSGAELVLQDKMGKDPASLKAMADQVLGQIMQQPGVQYAYTVFRADYPQLELEVDEEKASQMGVDVSSMLTTIQTYFAGDQSLNFTRFGKFYRVNIKADGIFRTDEEAFNQVFVRNNASEMVPVKSLVTLKKVYGPEAVNRYNLYNSVTLNVVANPGASNGAIMETLEQNVLNKLPGDYSYEWTGLSKEEKSSGNQTTFILMLSLLFVYFLLAAQYESYLLPLSVLLSIPTGVIGAFLGIRAVGLDNNIYVQVGLIMLIGLLAKNAILIVEFAVQRRRAGLSILESALDGARARLRPIIMTSLAFIVGMIPLMLTTGGSAAGNKSISVGAAVGMLSGVVLGVFVIPLLYMLFQYLQEKLTRKKIELLS
- a CDS encoding efflux transporter outer membrane subunit, with translation MRTIQFYISIAFAVAVLASACTVGKQYSRPALNLPDNYRGQAVTADSLQLPWRSFFKDPILVGLIEKALEKNNDMSVAVINMQQLELTYKQSRMGLLPTLNLSVGANRNWLSENSLNGSLSSQFLGGSYMDDYSATLNLAWEADIWGKVKMQKAGALANFLAQKENLTALKSRLIVQVAQAYYNLITLDEQLKVAHRNVLLGDSTLNLIKLQYTAAQVNSLAVEQAEAQKKTAELLVPVALQNIALQENTLSTLCGSYPDSVSRAGSLADARPEEVFPTGVPAMLLSRRPDVKAAEYAVMAANASTGLAKAAMYPSINLTPSIGTNSFKFNSWFDLPGSLVKNVGIGLTQPIFQKKALKTAHEIALLEQQKAAIQFRQSVLTAVEEVSGALVRSEQADLRMQLTSQKQASLSKATRDALLLYRNGMATYLEVITAQNNSLQNQLDMITVQRDKLTAVTDLYRALGGGTEN
- a CDS encoding carboxymuconolactone decarboxylase family protein, which codes for MDKKTVLRWLLLFVLLVNSNLMEAQDNKKLDKRQQSIVSIAALTATGDLEQLKYQLNAGLEAGLTVNETKEILVQLYAYCGFPRSLNGITTFMAVMEERKSRGIADREGKDATGSKSASGKYEQGRKVLETLTATPQARPAPGFGEFAPRIDGFLKEHLFADVFDSDVLTFQERELVTISALTAMTGVEGQLNAHIRMGINTGLTESQLEDLAAIIARNINETQANVLRKLIKRPVVPIIEPDMMVRISEIEVLPEHVEAYLSILKEEAAASVKVEPGVIAIFPMCQQENPTQIRIVEIYANKEAYQLHLQTPHFRYYKSATGKMVKSLALIDMNTIDRETMIAVFRKLN
- a CDS encoding DUF421 domain-containing protein, which codes for MLQLLQIQGPELDKIFWGDQDKWFLVEVLVRTLIMYLVVLFGLRLMGKRGVRQLTVFELVVIIGLGSAAGDPMFYKEVGVLSAIVVFVTVIAVYRLTTYLTAKSKKVEAIIEGQTVCLIEEGAFCLDSFKKEDLAQDEFFSELRVRGVSQLGQVDRAYLEVSGQVSVFFFTEEATRPGLPILPHEYKQQLNTITESGLYACTNCGHTEKITAGSGCQCRHCKKEKWVKAVDRRRIA
- a CDS encoding SPFH domain-containing protein; protein product: MKLPFIEIISWLEHNPNILMWKFPDQDAEIKNGARLIVRESEQALFLNEGKLADQFGPGTHTLQTENIPLLTRLKGWKHGFESPFKADVYFFSTKQFVNLKWGTTAPIMMRDAQFGQVRIRAFGTYNIRIKDIEKFFREYAGTYPIFPVYDLQVQLRDYIAPRFGEVLSNAQIPVLDVAGNLDKVNQQIRPLIAPYFEALGIEVTEFVVSSVTLPEEVLQHFDKVTNMNMVTHMDKFTRFSTANAIGEKGSALNEATQQGAAMAAMLQAAQARPQEATPATSPADSVEARLKKLKQLFQDELIDETEYKAKKAALLDKL